The genomic DNA GAAGCTCTATATCGGCCTCCGCAAGTAATTCAGCCACACTTAATGGAGATAGTGGATGTACAGTTAGCAGTAGCGGAGAAACAAATATAAGTGGTTCAGCAATTAACCTTAATTAACACTTGGCTATGGAAATTAAAAAAGAAGACACAGAAAAACATAATTTATTTTTAGGTACAGGGTGGAGTTTTCCGCCTACATTTCATAAAGAAAGCTCATTAGGAGTCGAGATGGTATCTAATGAAAAAGATATCCAACAATCTTTAGAAATATTACTGAATACAAAATTAGGAGAACGTATTATGAATCCGAGATATGGATGTGATGTATATACCTATTTATTTGAATCAATATCAAACTCAAGAATGTATCAAATTATAGAAATGATTAAAACAGCCATCTTGAGATATGAACCCAGAATTAAGCTCATAAAAGTGCTTTTAGATGAATCTGAATATTTGGATGGTGTGATTAAAATTAATTTGGATTATAGAATTCCATCAACAAATACCAGATTTAATCTAGTATTCCCATATTATAAAATAGAAGGTACAGACATTCCGGATTTATATAAAAAACAAGCCCGAAAGCCAAAGAGTGTGTCCGATTTGGTAGCTCTTAATAAAGAAAAGGCACAATAGAAAACAGTATTGCTTAATCAATAGATGATAGAAAGAAGGAAAGGAACCATACAGTATCAAAGAATAAACCCTAATCTACTTAACCCAGAGTTTAAGATAGACGAGCGTTCTTTTGAAGATTTATTAGCCTATATAGTGTCCTATGTAGAATATATTAACTTTTATACAACAGAAGATATAATTGATGGTAATTGGAAAGCTTTGGTAGAACAAGACCCGGTTATTTATATTATAGGCATTATAAAAGCACCTATAAATAGTCTTCATGAAGAAGAAAGCATTCCTGAAAAAAAGATTCAAATTTTGTTAGGCTGGTACGATAAAATAGAAAAATGGTATCATACACTATTACATTTTAAAGAAGGACTTCTTGCCAATAAAATAGGGAATGTATTGCTTGATGTGCTTCAAGATAAAAAGCAAAACCTTGAAGATATTTTAGAAAACATAAAAGCACAAACACTTAGCACGAATTCGTTTGTTGATGCTTTAAAAATATATACAAATTCTGAAAAAGGACGTAATGATTTCGACTTGGATGAAACGACCCATACGTTTGGGAAAATGATACTTTATATTCAGAATTTTACGCGCGACTATCTGAAGAGTAATGTTTTTGCTAAAAATGACCATATGCCCAACAACGCCATGTATATTACATTTGCGATGTTATTTAAGAAGATTCAGGACAAAATAAACACCGTAGGACATAGGCATTTAGAATTTTATTATAAAGATGTGTTACAACAAACACCTCGAAAGGGTATAGACACTCAGGCAGTAGTCTGTTTTGAATTGCTACCTAAATCAAAAGGCATTTTAATTCCAGAAAAAACACAGCTAAGTGCAGGGAAATTATTTGAAAGTAAACAAAATATCCTCTTTGAGACAACAAAGCCTTTATTAACTGTACCAATAACCATTAGTACATTACAAACCTTATATTTTAATAAAAGTCCTTTTATAAAAATAGGAACTAACGAATCAATTATATCTAACATAGTCAAAAATAATCTTGTTTGTGAAAAGCAAGACATAAAAGACATTGAAAACAAATCGTTATTTGGAGCAGATGAAAATTCAATTATAGATTCAGAGTTATCTTCAAAAACAATAACCGATATTGGTTTTATGATAGGTTCTCAGGTATTGTTTCTTGAAGAAGGGGAGAGAGAAGTAAAGATCACATTTACCTTAGAAAAAGAATCTTCAGAAAACGTTTTTTGGAAATTATTGAATGAAATGGTTTCAAACCAAGGCCTTCCGTTAGATGTTATTTTTAATACCGTTTTTGAAGATGCTTTTGCCATCTCATATACCACAGCAAAAGGTTGGGAAACCGTATCATCTTATGGGGTTGTATTTAATGAAACAGAGAATACATTTAGCATCCATTTTATATTAGATAATACAGCACCATCAATAACTATTTTACCATCAGAAACTAAGTATTCCTGGCCCATGGTAAAAGTCGTTTTAGACGAATTTGCCCCCATATATGTTTATTCCTTTTTTAAAGGAATCAAGCTAGAAGTCATAACAATTGATGTTAACGTAACAGGAATTAAAAACCTGGCAGTTTACAATAATTTAGGTAAGATGCCATTAACTAAAGCATTCAATTTATTTGGTTTGTCTCCAACAATAGGCGGGTATTTATTGGTTGGTAAAAGTGAGTTGTTTAAAAAAGAACTCGTAGATATAGATTTGCATATAGAGTGGGATGCTGTACCAACAGATTATGGTGGTTTTGAGACTTACTATAACGAATATTCCGAAACATTTAATAATGACTCTTTTGTTGTAGATATTACCGCATTATCTAATGGATATTGGTTCCCTAGAGAAGAAAAAACAAGAGCACAAGTCAATCTTTTTAATACAG from Flavivirga abyssicola includes the following:
- a CDS encoding GPW/gp25 family protein, whose protein sequence is MEIKKEDTEKHNLFLGTGWSFPPTFHKESSLGVEMVSNEKDIQQSLEILLNTKLGERIMNPRYGCDVYTYLFESISNSRMYQIIEMIKTAILRYEPRIKLIKVLLDESEYLDGVIKINLDYRIPSTNTRFNLVFPYYKIEGTDIPDLYKKQARKPKSVSDLVALNKEKAQ